In the genome of Terribacillus sp. FSL K6-0262, one region contains:
- a CDS encoding diacylglycerol kinase family protein: MLIINPSSGKEKAMQYEEQAVALLGKRHEQVVIKYTEKEGDATEFAAAACDGTYQTLLAMGGDGTINECINGLAEKSQKPDFAFVPLGTVNDFARALNIPRKPEQALALLEEYHTKAVDVGKLGNRYFMNVLAVGVIAEAVYDVTPEEKSKYGHFAYLMEGAKAFRDKTPFGIRIHSDEKEVYGGKAYMLLVALTNSVAGLEKFADLAEVDDHLFHVFILEELSIPKAVKLIPDIIKGNLASNEQVAYFQLSNISVASDTELVVNIDGDEGEPLPFTAEVLPGEINVIVPKEV; this comes from the coding sequence ATGCTCATCATCAATCCTTCCTCGGGGAAGGAAAAGGCAATGCAGTACGAGGAACAAGCAGTGGCGTTACTTGGAAAGCGGCATGAGCAAGTGGTGATAAAGTACACGGAAAAAGAAGGAGATGCGACCGAATTCGCTGCAGCTGCTTGTGATGGTACATATCAGACACTGCTGGCAATGGGCGGTGATGGGACAATCAATGAATGCATCAATGGCTTGGCTGAAAAAAGTCAAAAGCCCGACTTTGCTTTTGTTCCGCTTGGCACTGTGAATGATTTTGCCCGTGCCTTGAACATTCCTCGTAAGCCTGAACAGGCACTGGCTTTACTGGAGGAGTATCATACGAAAGCAGTCGATGTTGGCAAATTGGGAAATAGATATTTTATGAACGTACTTGCTGTGGGGGTGATTGCGGAAGCTGTGTATGATGTCACACCAGAAGAGAAAAGCAAGTATGGTCATTTTGCGTATTTGATGGAGGGGGCCAAGGCGTTCCGTGATAAAACTCCTTTTGGTATTCGAATCCATTCTGATGAAAAAGAAGTCTATGGCGGCAAAGCTTATATGCTGCTGGTTGCGCTGACTAATTCCGTCGCAGGTCTCGAGAAGTTTGCGGATCTGGCGGAAGTGGATGACCATCTATTCCATGTCTTCATTCTGGAGGAGTTATCCATTCCGAAGGCGGTCAAGCTGATACCTGACATCATTAAAGGGAATCTGGCATCCAATGAGCAAGTGGCTTATTTTCAATTAAGTAACATCAGCGTCGCTTCCGATACAGAGCTTGTCGTCAATATCGATGGAGATGAAGGGGAGCCGCTGCCTTTTACAGCCGAAGTCTTGCCGGGGGAAATAAATGTCATCGTACCAAAGGAGGTATGA
- a CDS encoding LCP family protein: protein MPNDERQEMRRSRKKRKKSRKKRIIRNIFLIVLLLILIPAAYAGYLYVKAGNLADDSFVDDGREKSTLRDSAVDPAKDSVSVLFIGSDSSAKREQDNIGKRSDTMILATFNKDDKSIKMLSIPRDTYTYVPYLERNTKINGSYNGGPTATAEAVEELLQVPVDYYIDVNFEAFISVVEALGGITVDVPYELKEMNSKDEKGAIHLQPGVQTLNGEEALALARTRKQDSDFARNDRQQQIIEAMMDKATDMSSVLKYSSLLDAVGNNMTTNMTFDEMKSFISYGVNNDLTIESLKLEGQGGNGIVPGYNAYAFLPDPTSLANATQELRDQLELPALDASSSTTTTSP, encoded by the coding sequence ATGCCAAATGATGAAAGACAGGAGATGCGCCGCTCACGGAAAAAGCGGAAGAAATCCCGCAAGAAGCGCATCATCCGCAATATATTTCTGATTGTTTTACTTTTGATTCTCATTCCGGCAGCATATGCTGGTTATCTTTATGTAAAAGCCGGGAATTTGGCCGATGATTCCTTCGTGGACGATGGCCGGGAAAAATCCACGCTGCGTGACAGTGCAGTAGATCCTGCAAAAGATAGCGTCAGTGTCCTCTTCATCGGATCCGATTCCAGTGCCAAACGGGAACAGGATAATATCGGCAAACGATCCGATACGATGATTCTTGCCACTTTCAATAAAGATGATAAAAGCATCAAGATGCTGAGCATCCCGCGTGACACGTACACCTATGTACCTTATTTGGAACGCAATACAAAAATCAACGGTTCATACAATGGCGGCCCTACTGCCACTGCCGAAGCAGTGGAAGAACTCCTTCAAGTGCCGGTTGATTATTATATCGATGTGAATTTCGAGGCTTTCATCAGCGTAGTCGAAGCTTTGGGCGGTATCACAGTCGATGTGCCATATGAATTGAAGGAAATGAACTCCAAGGATGAAAAAGGCGCCATCCACTTACAGCCCGGTGTCCAGACATTGAACGGGGAAGAAGCCCTGGCCCTGGCCCGGACAAGAAAACAGGATAGTGACTTTGCCCGCAATGATCGTCAGCAGCAGATCATCGAAGCGATGATGGATAAAGCGACGGATATGAGCTCTGTCCTTAAATATTCAAGCCTTCTCGACGCTGTCGGCAATAACATGACGACGAATATGACATTCGATGAGATGAAGAGTTTCATTTCCTATGGCGTAAACAATGATTTGACGATCGAAAGCCTGAAATTGGAAGGGCAAGGCGGCAACGGAATCGTCCCCGGCTATAATGCCTATGCTTTCCTTCCCGATCCAACGTCATTGGCCAATGCCACACAGGAATTGCGTGACCAGCTGGAGCTCCCTGCCCTCGATGCTTCAAGCTCAACTACGACAACCTCACCTTGA
- the leuC gene encoding 3-isopropylmalate dehydratase large subunit: protein MEKPKTIIEKIWEKHTVVQEPDKPDLMYIDLHLVHEVTSPQAFEGLRLAGRKVRQPERTFATVDHNVPTIHRSVIRDEVARKQMETLRSNCAEFGIRLADIDHPDQGIVHVIGPQLGLTQPGKTIVCGDSHTSTHGAFGALAFGIGTSEVEHVLATQTLWQNKPKTLNVHIEGTLGTGVTAKDLILAIIGKFGVKFGTGYVLEYTGEAIRNLSMEERMTICNMSIEAGARAGLISPDETTFEYLRGRRYAPEGPAFEAAVSEWRQLATDEGAVYDHTVHLDASEIEPQVTWGTNPGMCLPISANVPDPALIEDEDERAAVEQALAYMGLEPNQQLTSIEIQHVFIGSCTNSRITDLRKAASVIRGRKVHPAVRAMVVPGSFTVKMQAEQEGLDKVFKDAGFEWRDAGCSMCLAMNDDVVPAGERCASTSNRNFEGRQGTGARTHLASPEMAAAAAIEGRFVDVRQIAAPTV, encoded by the coding sequence ATGGAGAAACCGAAGACGATCATCGAAAAGATATGGGAAAAACACACCGTTGTACAGGAGCCTGATAAGCCGGACCTCATGTATATCGACTTGCATCTTGTGCATGAAGTGACCTCCCCCCAAGCCTTTGAGGGGCTGCGCCTGGCAGGCCGGAAAGTGCGGCAGCCGGAGCGGACATTTGCAACTGTCGATCATAACGTACCGACGATACATAGGTCGGTGATCCGGGATGAGGTTGCGCGTAAACAGATGGAAACACTAAGGTCCAATTGTGCTGAGTTCGGCATCCGTCTAGCCGATATCGACCATCCGGATCAAGGTATCGTGCATGTCATCGGCCCGCAGCTCGGACTTACACAGCCTGGCAAAACAATCGTCTGCGGCGACAGCCACACCTCCACCCACGGAGCCTTCGGTGCCTTGGCCTTTGGCATCGGTACAAGTGAAGTGGAGCATGTCCTTGCGACCCAGACACTTTGGCAAAATAAACCGAAGACGCTGAATGTGCACATCGAAGGCACCCTTGGAACCGGCGTGACAGCCAAGGATCTGATTTTGGCTATCATCGGTAAATTCGGCGTCAAATTCGGCACCGGCTATGTACTCGAATACACCGGTGAAGCCATTCGGAACCTGTCGATGGAGGAACGGATGACAATCTGCAATATGTCGATTGAAGCAGGGGCGCGAGCCGGCTTGATAAGTCCGGATGAAACGACATTCGAATACCTTCGCGGCAGGAGATACGCCCCGGAGGGCCCTGCTTTCGAAGCAGCCGTTTCCGAATGGCGGCAGCTTGCCACCGATGAAGGTGCAGTCTATGACCATACGGTGCATTTGGATGCATCAGAAATCGAACCGCAGGTGACTTGGGGGACGAACCCAGGTATGTGTCTGCCGATATCGGCAAATGTGCCGGACCCGGCACTCATCGAGGATGAGGACGAACGGGCAGCTGTCGAGCAAGCACTGGCATATATGGGATTGGAGCCGAACCAGCAGCTGACTTCCATCGAAATCCAGCATGTTTTCATCGGCTCCTGTACAAATTCACGCATCACGGATCTGCGCAAGGCAGCAAGTGTCATCCGGGGAAGAAAGGTTCACCCTGCAGTCCGCGCCATGGTCGTTCCAGGTTCCTTCACTGTCAAGATGCAGGCGGAGCAGGAAGGGCTGGATAAGGTTTTCAAGGACGCAGGCTTCGAATGGCGGGATGCAGGCTGCAGTATGTGCCTGGCAATGAATGATGATGTCGTGCCGGCAGGCGAGCGCTGCGCTTCGACTTCGAACCGGAATTTCGAGGGGCGGCAAGGTACCGGTGCCCGCACCCATTTGGCCAGCCCGGAAATGGCGGCAGCGGCAGCTATCGAAGGAAGATTTGTCGATGTCCGGCAAATTGCGGCACCAACTGTCTAA
- a CDS encoding DUF2087 domain-containing protein, translating into MIQHLKRHHIYEEQELHAYIQQYHDDHATIRRE; encoded by the coding sequence ATGATCCAGCACCTTAAAAGACATCATATCTATGAAGAGCAAGAACTGCATGCTTACATCCAGCAATATCATGATGATCATGCAACCATCCGCCGTGAATGA
- a CDS encoding thioredoxin family protein, with translation MMEKRTKKKQVIRVKLQSIEAAEEFINGNGLAVLFISSPGCSVCEALLPRMEEMLQKYPNVQLGYIDAGEVQEVTGRFLAFGAPTILVFDEGKEQIREGRFIRMEDFEAKLEKLISFL, from the coding sequence ATGATGGAGAAAAGAACCAAAAAGAAGCAGGTGATACGAGTGAAGCTGCAAAGCATCGAGGCCGCAGAAGAATTCATCAATGGCAATGGACTTGCAGTCTTGTTCATCTCCTCGCCGGGGTGCAGTGTTTGTGAAGCATTGCTGCCTCGTATGGAGGAAATGCTGCAAAAGTATCCAAATGTACAGCTTGGATATATCGATGCTGGCGAGGTGCAGGAAGTGACAGGCAGATTCCTGGCATTCGGCGCCCCGACTATTTTGGTATTCGACGAGGGGAAGGAACAGATCAGGGAAGGCAGATTTATCCGGATGGAGGATTTCGAAGCAAAGCTGGAGAAGCTCATTTCATTTCTCTGA
- a CDS encoding Arc family DNA-binding protein — MAKKKSFPLRINQEIYDMVQKWADDDFRSVNAQIEYLLREQLKQAGRLKPEKEK; from the coding sequence ATGGCGAAGAAAAAGAGTTTTCCGTTGCGTATCAACCAGGAAATCTATGATATGGTACAGAAATGGGCAGACGATGACTTTCGCAGTGTGAATGCTCAGATTGAATATTTGCTTCGCGAACAGCTGAAGCAAGCTGGCAGACTGAAGCCGGAAAAAGAAAAATAG
- the leuD gene encoding 3-isopropylmalate dehydratase small subunit, with protein MEPIHTHNGLVYPLPKRNVDTDQIIPKQFLKRIERSGFGQFLFYNWRFDEKGQPRQDFTLNHPKYKGASVLIAGDNFGCGSSREHAPWALLDYGFKVIIAPSFADIFYNNTTKNGILAIKLSEEKVNYLLKQAEQDKFILTIDLEKQKVYDGLGFQAVFDIPAYNKHMLLNGLDEIGITLTYADQIAQFEQTHN; from the coding sequence ATGGAACCGATCCATACACATAATGGACTTGTCTACCCGCTTCCAAAGCGCAATGTCGACACGGACCAAATCATACCGAAGCAATTCCTGAAACGGATAGAGAGATCTGGTTTCGGACAATTTCTTTTCTATAATTGGCGATTTGATGAGAAAGGCCAGCCACGGCAGGACTTTACATTGAATCATCCGAAATACAAAGGAGCGTCCGTTTTGATTGCCGGTGATAATTTCGGCTGCGGATCTTCCCGCGAACATGCTCCTTGGGCGCTATTGGATTATGGTTTTAAAGTGATCATCGCACCTAGCTTTGCAGATATCTTTTATAATAATACGACCAAGAATGGCATACTGGCCATCAAACTATCCGAGGAAAAAGTAAACTACCTGCTCAAACAGGCAGAACAGGATAAATTTATCCTCACGATAGATTTAGAAAAACAGAAAGTCTATGATGGGCTGGGGTTCCAGGCAGTCTTTGACATTCCTGCATATAATAAGCATATGCTATTGAATGGACTGGACGAGATCGGCATCACCTTGACCTATGCCGATCAGATAGCACAATTTGAACAGACACATAATTGA
- a CDS encoding DNA-binding protein: MIFLIALASLTGFILIALADLAAGGGRAKLKQYLAAGIAAYLVLLITIYFVLPAFIIQNILWLNAIGIFFAAFGLLAGKQAEKKKRNAGISLAGVLLALLVIGAVVCVIANFAVYQSTYDHVVKSSEEEAKPLDEDKTPIAIAPSSVRNKMNKKMSVVPDTQLYHLGSLQTQTVGGTNEYIAPVEFDGFFKWLKGGETTGYFVIDATDLGAQPEFVEDELSYVPSAYFHKDLKRIIYSRYPAYIQEGEARLEVDEEGKAWYVQTVYQPKLFTRKANGDDIQVVVVNPYNGESDIYDADQAPDFIENTISPEMASKLNTYYGEYSGGFWNRHFGKAGVKIPNDNGTEHGVTAVFAEDGSIQYFTDFKSPKENIDSALGYSMVDGRTGEVTFYGGEKNNGIMDSSGAVEVVEKEYPEKKWEGKMPVLYNIDGNPTWVISVLDSNGIFKQYAYVRANDSDYVVFGDDAKSTLEAYRLQLAADISTAESTGDAPMQQVSGVVNRIYISGNDAGAKTVQFLLKDQDVIYSINSTDAPYAIFLKEGDKVSFEAAVQDGAKAATIEQISIEGLD, encoded by the coding sequence ATGATTTTTCTTATTGCATTAGCCAGTCTTACGGGCTTTATCCTGATCGCTTTAGCGGATTTGGCAGCTGGAGGGGGAAGGGCAAAGCTTAAGCAATACTTAGCTGCAGGCATTGCAGCTTACCTTGTACTGCTCATCACTATCTATTTCGTTTTACCAGCATTCATCATTCAAAATATCCTATGGCTGAACGCAATCGGTATATTTTTCGCTGCGTTTGGGCTCCTGGCCGGCAAACAAGCCGAAAAGAAAAAGAGGAATGCAGGCATTTCGCTTGCGGGCGTACTATTAGCGTTGCTTGTTATCGGGGCGGTCGTTTGTGTGATTGCCAATTTTGCTGTGTATCAGTCGACATATGATCATGTCGTCAAATCGAGTGAGGAAGAAGCCAAGCCGCTGGATGAGGACAAGACACCCATCGCAATTGCGCCCAGCTCGGTCCGGAACAAGATGAATAAGAAAATGAGTGTCGTGCCGGATACCCAGCTTTATCATCTCGGCAGCCTTCAGACGCAGACGGTGGGCGGAACGAATGAATATATCGCTCCAGTTGAATTCGATGGGTTCTTTAAATGGCTGAAAGGCGGGGAAACAACGGGGTACTTTGTCATTGATGCGACCGATCTCGGCGCGCAGCCAGAGTTTGTCGAAGATGAATTATCCTATGTGCCGTCGGCCTATTTTCATAAGGATCTGAAGCGTATCATCTATTCTCGTTATCCTGCCTATATCCAGGAAGGAGAGGCACGGCTGGAGGTCGATGAAGAAGGAAAGGCATGGTACGTCCAGACTGTTTACCAGCCGAAATTATTCACTCGAAAGGCGAATGGTGACGATATCCAGGTCGTCGTGGTCAATCCGTATAATGGAGAGTCTGATATATATGACGCCGACCAGGCTCCTGATTTCATCGAGAACACGATTTCACCAGAAATGGCAAGCAAGCTGAACACATATTACGGAGAGTACAGCGGCGGATTCTGGAATCGTCATTTCGGGAAAGCAGGTGTGAAAATACCGAATGATAATGGCACGGAGCACGGTGTCACAGCTGTTTTTGCCGAGGACGGCAGTATCCAGTACTTCACTGACTTCAAATCACCGAAGGAGAATATCGACTCTGCGCTTGGTTATTCGATGGTCGATGGCCGTACCGGGGAAGTGACATTCTACGGCGGGGAGAAGAACAATGGCATCATGGACTCTTCGGGAGCTGTCGAAGTCGTCGAAAAAGAATATCCCGAAAAGAAATGGGAAGGGAAGATGCCTGTTCTGTACAATATCGATGGCAATCCGACCTGGGTGATCAGTGTGCTCGATTCCAATGGGATCTTCAAGCAGTATGCGTATGTGCGCGCGAATGATTCCGACTATGTCGTCTTCGGCGATGATGCAAAAAGCACATTGGAAGCGTATCGGCTGCAGCTCGCAGCAGATATAAGTACTGCCGAATCGACTGGGGATGCACCGATGCAGCAAGTGAGCGGGGTAGTGAATCGAATTTATATTTCCGGAAATGATGCCGGGGCGAAAACGGTCCAGTTCCTGCTGAAAGATCAGGATGTCATCTACAGTATCAACTCAACCGATGCACCGTACGCAATCTTCCTGAAGGAAGGCGACAAAGTAAGCTTTGAAGCTGCGGTGCAAGACGGGGCAAAAGCAGCCACAATCGAACAAATATCCATTGAGGGATTGGATTGA
- a CDS encoding DUF6366 family protein, translating to MSKETETPEIWRERLRQEEVKQNPAGNVSDAFNKNENGNLADLVGGLSWKVTGIILIVLMVFTAALFLKT from the coding sequence ATGAGTAAAGAAACAGAAACTCCGGAAATATGGAGAGAAAGATTGAGGCAAGAAGAAGTGAAACAGAATCCAGCTGGCAATGTGAGCGATGCATTCAATAAGAATGAAAATGGCAATCTCGCTGATTTGGTCGGCGGCTTGAGCTGGAAAGTGACAGGAATCATCCTGATTGTATTGATGGTTTTTACGGCGGCATTATTCCTGAAAACTTGA
- a CDS encoding protein kinase: protein MFYHAFRPFRLLHRYLVDKTYPQGASIAERYRVIRKLGSGSYGTTYLCEDIVQQQTCTVKQLRRSRQKRKKYFRMFQQEYELLKELDHPSIPASSSFFHTDDGYFFVMDFVAGENLEQHIFDTKKQYREKEALELTIDIANIAAYLHDRRIYHGDIRIPNVMLAHGHASLIDFGLARQFCGPRTPAEQNRLEQDLFDLGDILLYLLYTTFEKTNQKALPWTEELTLSNACRHVLERLLGIREPFRSTSEAIDALEKAKEAAD from the coding sequence ATGTTCTATCACGCTTTCAGACCTTTTCGCCTGCTGCACCGCTATCTTGTCGATAAAACATATCCTCAAGGAGCTTCCATTGCCGAAAGATACCGCGTCATCCGCAAACTCGGCTCCGGCAGCTATGGAACGACTTATCTTTGCGAAGATATCGTGCAGCAGCAAACATGTACCGTGAAACAGCTTCGCCGCAGCCGACAGAAACGAAAGAAATACTTCCGCATGTTCCAGCAGGAATACGAATTGCTAAAAGAATTGGATCACCCTTCCATTCCAGCCTCTTCCTCCTTTTTCCACACGGATGACGGCTACTTTTTCGTCATGGATTTCGTTGCTGGCGAGAATCTGGAACAGCACATATTCGATACAAAAAAACAATACCGTGAAAAAGAGGCACTTGAGCTGACCATCGATATAGCAAACATTGCTGCCTATTTGCATGATCGCCGCATTTACCACGGTGACATCCGTATCCCGAATGTCATGCTGGCACATGGACATGCCTCGCTGATCGACTTTGGGCTGGCCAGACAGTTCTGCGGCCCAAGGACCCCGGCTGAACAAAATCGTCTGGAGCAGGATCTGTTCGATTTAGGGGATATTCTGCTTTATCTTCTATACACAACCTTTGAGAAAACCAATCAAAAAGCCCTTCCATGGACGGAAGAGCTTACTTTATCAAATGCATGCAGACATGTTCTTGAAAGGTTACTGGGCATCCGGGAACCATTTCGTTCCACCTCGGAAGCAATCGATGCGCTGGAAAAAGCAAAAGAAGCAGCAGATTAA
- a CDS encoding metalloregulator ArsR/SmtB family transcription factor, translating into MQLDKLVRFHKAVGDATRMRIIALLKRGPLHGQAIAHKPGLKTPTITQHMTKLREDGIVFQHRDGNTIYFHLDEQRLEKLAASILHLGKERIHPSYQINTEEKLEPVKNFFISDGKLTQLPA; encoded by the coding sequence ATGCAGCTCGATAAATTAGTCCGATTCCATAAAGCTGTAGGTGATGCCACACGAATGCGAATCATTGCCTTATTGAAGCGAGGCCCGCTTCATGGGCAGGCAATCGCACATAAGCCTGGCTTAAAAACCCCCACTATAACGCAGCACATGACAAAGCTGCGGGAGGATGGCATTGTCTTTCAGCACAGGGATGGCAATACTATCTATTTTCACTTGGACGAACAGCGTCTGGAAAAACTTGCAGCCAGCATCCTCCATCTCGGGAAGGAAAGAATCCATCCAAGCTACCAGATCAATACAGAAGAAAAGCTGGAGCCAGTCAAAAACTTTTTCATCTCGGACGGTAAGCTGACACAATTGCCAGCATAG
- the ilvA gene encoding threonine ammonia-lyase, translating to MVHHTPIRTSTTLDRLLDRNIYMKMENEQKSGAFKVRGACFKIGSMKENDAKRGVIAASAGNHAQGVALAAAKRGITAKIYMPIHTPKPKVEATRNYGAKVELAGETFQEALLAAQKEQEQTGATFIHPFDDVDIIAGQGTIAVEMLADQPNLDCIIVPIGGGGLISGIAFAAKQIKPSIRIIGVQTEAACATYHAFHKHLIPSLTCTTIAEGIAVKEPGKVTMPLIQQYVDDVVTVSEHDIAAAILQLLERHKTLAEGAGAAAFAALMRHHQRIQSKHCGIVISGGNFDLQKLSGLHELTMHLPANSMA from the coding sequence TTGGTACATCATACACCGATCAGGACCTCCACGACGCTTGACAGGCTCTTGGACAGGAACATTTATATGAAGATGGAGAACGAACAGAAATCAGGCGCATTCAAAGTTCGAGGTGCCTGCTTCAAGATCGGCAGTATGAAGGAAAATGACGCTAAACGAGGTGTCATCGCGGCTTCTGCAGGCAACCATGCGCAAGGCGTTGCTTTAGCAGCTGCAAAACGCGGCATCACAGCTAAAATCTATATGCCGATCCATACACCGAAGCCGAAGGTGGAAGCAACAAGGAACTATGGTGCAAAAGTCGAGCTGGCAGGCGAAACCTTCCAGGAAGCGCTACTCGCCGCCCAAAAAGAGCAGGAGCAAACAGGAGCCACCTTCATCCATCCTTTCGATGATGTGGATATCATCGCCGGACAGGGTACAATCGCAGTGGAAATGCTGGCAGATCAGCCAAATCTCGACTGCATCATCGTTCCGATCGGAGGCGGCGGGCTCATCAGCGGTATCGCTTTTGCCGCCAAGCAAATCAAGCCTTCCATCCGGATAATCGGTGTGCAGACGGAGGCAGCCTGTGCAACTTATCATGCATTCCACAAACATCTGATACCATCCTTAACTTGCACGACCATCGCGGAGGGCATTGCCGTCAAGGAGCCGGGCAAGGTAACGATGCCATTGATCCAACAATATGTGGATGATGTCGTCACTGTTTCGGAGCATGATATCGCAGCTGCCATCCTGCAGCTGCTCGAGCGGCACAAAACACTTGCAGAAGGAGCCGGCGCTGCTGCCTTTGCAGCCTTGATGCGCCATCATCAGCGTATACAGTCCAAGCATTGCGGTATCGTCATCAGCGGTGGGAACTTCGATCTTCAAAAGCTGTCTGGGCTGCATGAACTCACAATGCATCTCCCCGCCAACAGCATGGCATAA
- a CDS encoding SPFH domain-containing protein, which yields MKEKQAAALNGFLGVLIILICAGAGVFSLVQQAIIPAILLFMVAVLLVTGVVIVPPNQAYVVTFFGKYVGTIRANGLFLTIPLTTRQRITLRIRNFNSKTLKVNDVEGNPIEIAAVIVYRVIDTAKAAFNVDDYEEFVAIQSETAVRHIASNYPYDNFTGTGISLRENGDEITGKLQAELEARLNEAGVEVMEARFTHLAYSTEIAQAMLQRQQAAAIIAARKMIVQGAVGMSMDAVEALNDGELELDPERKAQMVNNLMVAIVSDRGTQPVVNNGSLY from the coding sequence ATGAAAGAAAAACAAGCAGCTGCCTTGAATGGGTTCCTGGGTGTATTGATCATCCTCATATGTGCTGGTGCAGGTGTATTCAGTTTGGTGCAGCAGGCGATCATCCCGGCTATCCTGTTGTTCATGGTTGCCGTACTGCTGGTAACCGGCGTCGTCATTGTACCCCCTAATCAAGCCTACGTCGTGACATTCTTCGGGAAGTATGTCGGTACAATCCGAGCCAATGGTTTGTTCCTGACTATTCCTCTTACAACCAGACAGCGGATCACATTGCGTATCCGCAATTTCAATTCCAAGACACTTAAAGTGAATGACGTAGAAGGTAATCCGATTGAAATCGCTGCAGTGATTGTGTATCGTGTAATTGATACAGCGAAAGCGGCATTCAACGTGGATGATTACGAAGAATTCGTTGCTATCCAAAGCGAGACTGCCGTCCGGCATATCGCTTCCAACTATCCCTACGATAATTTCACTGGAACGGGCATCTCCCTGCGCGAGAATGGGGATGAAATCACTGGTAAGCTGCAAGCGGAACTGGAAGCACGCCTGAATGAAGCGGGAGTGGAAGTGATGGAAGCACGATTCACTCATTTGGCATATTCAACCGAAATTGCCCAGGCAATGCTGCAGCGCCAGCAGGCTGCTGCGATTATCGCAGCCCGTAAGATGATTGTCCAAGGGGCGGTCGGTATGTCGATGGATGCTGTTGAAGCTTTGAATGATGGTGAACTGGAGCTGGATCCGGAGCGTAAGGCGCAGATGGTGAACAATTTGATGGTGGCCATTGTTTCCGACCGCGGGACACAGCCCGTCGTAAACAATGGATCACTGTATTAA
- the leuB gene encoding 3-isopropylmalate dehydrogenase → MQKKIVLLPGDGIGPSVTEAAASVLLRVADIFSHTFTFDEKNIGGAAIDSCGEPLPADTLQACQGADAILLGAVGGPKWDRHPPHLRPEKGLLQLRKGLGLFANLRPVKTFPSLLASSPLKQEIVAGSDLLIVRELTGGLYFGTPSERRNEGQTVVDTLHYERYEMERIVETGFQSAMLRNKRLASVDKANVLESSKLWREIVDEKSKDYPEVTVEHMLVDSTAMKLITNPTYFDVIVTENLFGDILSDEASVLTGSLGLLPSASLREDTLGLYEPVHGSAPDIAGKDIANPLGTILSAAMLLRYSFGMEKEAKAVEKAVDEVLESGYGTQDMQGNPETIVGTEKMTSLVIDQLMTAKVSS, encoded by the coding sequence ATGCAAAAGAAAATCGTACTGCTACCGGGAGATGGCATCGGGCCTTCTGTGACAGAGGCAGCTGCTTCTGTCCTGCTGCGGGTTGCCGACATTTTCTCCCACACTTTTACTTTCGATGAAAAAAATATCGGCGGCGCTGCCATTGATTCATGCGGGGAACCGCTGCCTGCAGATACACTCCAGGCTTGTCAAGGAGCGGATGCCATTTTACTCGGAGCCGTGGGAGGACCCAAATGGGACCGGCATCCTCCTCATCTGCGGCCGGAAAAAGGACTGCTGCAGCTGCGCAAGGGCTTAGGCCTCTTTGCAAACCTGCGTCCTGTCAAAACCTTCCCCTCTCTGCTTGCCAGCTCTCCGCTCAAGCAGGAAATCGTCGCAGGAAGCGATTTATTGATTGTAAGGGAACTGACAGGCGGGCTATATTTCGGGACCCCGAGCGAACGCCGCAACGAAGGGCAGACGGTTGTCGACACCCTTCATTATGAAAGGTATGAGATGGAGCGGATAGTCGAAACCGGTTTCCAAAGTGCCATGCTTCGGAATAAACGTCTCGCTTCCGTCGACAAGGCGAATGTACTGGAATCCAGCAAGCTATGGCGGGAAATCGTCGATGAAAAGAGCAAGGATTATCCCGAAGTGACCGTGGAGCATATGCTTGTTGACTCAACTGCCATGAAACTCATTACCAATCCAACCTACTTTGATGTCATCGTCACCGAAAACCTTTTCGGCGATATCCTGAGCGATGAAGCATCCGTACTCACTGGATCACTCGGCCTCCTCCCTTCAGCCAGCTTACGGGAGGATACACTTGGCCTTTACGAGCCAGTCCATGGCTCCGCTCCGGATATAGCCGGTAAGGATATTGCCAATCCGCTTGGCACCATCCTCTCGGCAGCGATGCTCCTTCGCTACTCCTTCGGCATGGAAAAAGAAGCAAAGGCCGTGGAGAAAGCTGTGGATGAAGTGCTCGAAAGCGGATACGGAACCCAGGATATGCAAGGGAATCCGGAAACAATCGTCGGTACAGAAAAAATGACCTCCCTTGTCATCGATCAGCTGATGACAGCAAAAGTAAGTTCGTAA